CCCACGCCTGGCGCCGCGCGCAGCAGCCCGAGGCCCGCGCTGTCCACGTGCAGGATGTCGGTGGCGAACACCGGCAACAGCGCGGTCGCGCCGCCGAACAACACCGCGAACAGGTCGAGCGAGATCGCGCCTAACAAAGGCTTTTTCGACACGACGAAACGGAAACCGTCGAGCACGTTGTGCCAGCGCCATTGGGTCGCCGGACCCTGCGAGGGTTGCGGGCGCACCGGCCGTACGTTCACGACCAGCAACACGGTGAGCGTCAGCAGCGCGCACGCGATGCCGTACACGACGTGGTAGCCGAAGATCGCGAGCAGGCCGCCGATCGAAGGGCCCACGATCACGCCGCTCTGGAACAACACCGCGTTGACCGACACCGCGCCCGGCAACATGTTCTTCGGCACCAGATTCGGCGTCATCGCCTGGCCCGCGGGCGCCCAGAAGGCGCGCGCCACGCCTAGCAACATGACCGCGCCGAACACGATGCCGACGCGCGTGCTGCCCGACAACGTGAACCACAGCAGGATCGCGGCGCCGGTGAGTTCCGCCGTGTACGCGCAGGCGATGATGATGCGCCGGTCGAAGCGGTCCGCGATCTGCCCGCCCGGCAACACCAGCGCGAGGAACGGCAGGAACTGCGCCAGACCGATGAAACCGAGATCGAGCTGGTCGCGCGTGAGCTTCCACACCTGGAAACCGACGACGACGTTGATCATCTGCCAGGCCAGCGTGCCGGACAGCCGCGCGAAGGCATAGCGGGCGAAATCGGGCTGGCTCAACGCCTGCAAGGCAGGCGAACGGGAATTCGTACTCAAGGTGCGCGGGGGACTCGAAGCTGCGAGCCCGCACTTTAACTGGTAACGTCGCGCTCCGGTGACCATTGCGTCCGTTTTGACGAGGGCGATGCGATGAAGAGGCGAGTCATTGCCTGTGCCGCGGTTCTGGCCCTGTGCGCGTGCGCGCCGCTGCCGCCACTGCCCGAGCCGCCGCCGGCTCCGCCCCCGCCGCCACCCAGCGCCGACCCGCAATTCGAGGCGCTCGCCGCGCGTTACCTGCGCGAGTCCACCGCGCTTTCTCCGGTCAACGCGACCCGGCTCGGCGATCACCGTTTCGACGATCGCCTGGACGACGTGAGCGCCGCCGGCTGGCAGAACAAGCTGGAGTTCACCGCGCTCTATCTATCGGCGCTGGATTCGATCGAGACGGCGAAGCTGTCGCGCGCCAACCAGGTGGACGCGCTGCTGCTGCGCCACGACCTCGAGTTCGACCGCTGGCAACTGCAGACCCTGGAGGAGTGGCGCTGGAATCCGCTCGTCTACACGCGCATCGCCGGTGACGGCCTCAACAACCTCATCGCGCGCGAGTTCGCCCCGCTCGACGAACGCATGCGCAATCTCGGCAAACGGCTCGACGAGCTGCCGCGGCTGCTCGCGCAGCAGCGCGAAGTGCTGGTGCCCGCGCGCGTGCCGAAAGTTTTCGCGGAGACCGCGGCCCGGCAGAACGCCGGGCTCGTGGCGATGCTCGACGGCGAGATCGGTGCGCAACTGACCGCGCTGCCCGCCGAACAGCAGGCAACCCTGCGCGCCAGCATCGCGAAGGCGCGCAGCGCGCTCAACCAGCAGCAGATCTGGCTCGAGAAGCGGCTCACGCCCGATGCCAAGGGCGACTTCCGGCTCGGCAAGGATCTCTACGACCAGAAACTCGCGCTGGCGTTGTTCTCGCCGCTGACGCGCGACCAGATCCGCATACGCGCGCAGGCGGAGCTCGAGGCGTCGCATGTGGCGATGTATGAGATCGCGCGCACGGTGCTCAAGGATCCCGCGCTGAACAAGAAGCGCGCGGCGCCGCCCCTCCCGGACAAACCGGTCGATGCACAACGGCAACGCGCAATCCGCGCCGCACTCGAACTCGCCTACGCGCAACACCCGCAGCGCGACGGTGTGCTCGACGCCGCGCGCGCCGCGCTGCTCGACACCACGCGTTTCGTGCGCGAGAAAAACCTGGTGACACTGCCGGACGAGCCGCTCGAGATCATCGAGATGCCGGAATTCCAGCGCGGCGTGGCGCTGGCGTACTGCGATTCGCCCGGCCCGCTCGAGCCCGCGCAGAAAACCTTCTACGCGGTCTCGCCGATCCCGGCGCAGTGGACCCGCGCCCAGGTCGATTCCTTCCTGCGCGAATACAACTCGCGGTCGATCCAGAACCTCACGATCCACGAGGCCATGCCCGGGCACTATCTACAGCTCGCGCACGCGAACAAGTATCCCTCGACGCTGCGCGCCGTGCTGAGCTCGGGGCCGTTCGTCGAAGGCTGGGCCGTTTATGCCGAGCACCTGATGGTCGAACAGGGCTACATGGACGGCGATCCGCTCATGAAACTCATCCAGCTCAAGTGGTACGTCCGCACCGTCGTCAATGCGCTGCTCGACCAGGCCGTACACGTCGACGGCATCTCGCGCGAAGCGGCGATGCAGCTGCTGATGGAGTCGGCGTTCCAGGAGGAGCGCGAGGCGGCCGGCAAGTGGACACGCGCCCAGCTCACCTCGGCCCAACTACCCGTCTACTTCGTGGGTGCGCAGGAACACTTCGCACTGCGCGCGGAAGCGGAGCAACGCGCCGGCGCGGCATTCAACCTCAAGGATTATCATGACAAGGTGCTGTCGTTCGGCTCGCCGCCGGTGCGCTTCGCGCGCGAGCTCATGTTCGAACTGCCGATCGAATAGCCGCTGAGACTAACTAGTCAGGCCGCGGGCGGAGGGTCGCCACCGTTCTTGTTCTGGCCGTTCCTGGCCTGGAAATTGCGCGCCATTTGCTCGGCCTTCGCCTTCGCTTTCTTCAGCCAGATGCGCGCCCAGGCGAATTCGAGGCTCAGGATGCCGAGACCGACCGGGATGACGACGAACGCCGGGCCGGGCAACACGATCATCAGGATGCCGACCACCAGCACCGATCCGCCCACGATGCCGATGGCGATACGCTTGGCGATCTTGTAGGTGCCAAAGAGCGGGTGTTTGTCGTCGAACACCAAAAGAGACCTGATGACGGCAGCCGGGGGCATTCTACACAGACCGGTGTTCCCGGCCGGTGTTCCCGGCGACGGCGTGAAAACCGCTCAGGAGCCGAGGAATATCCGGTAGACCGGATTGTTAGTCTCGTCGCTGTAGGAATAGTGCAGCACGTTGAGGTGATCGAGGAAGTCGGCCGTGTCAGCGGACGGCACGTCGATTCCGGCGAGGACGCGGCCGTAGTCGGACCCGTGGTTGCGGTAGTGGAACAACGTGATGTTCCAGCGGGTGCCGATGGCCCGCAGGAATTTCAGCAGCGCGCCCTTGCGTTCGGGAAATTCGAAACGGAACAGTCGCTCGCTGGCGACGTTGCCGTTCACGTGACCGCCCACCATGTAACGCACGTGTAACTTCGCGATCTCGTTGTCGGTCATGTCGGTGACGCCGTAACCCGCGGCCCGCAGGCTCACGATCACTTCATCGCGCTCGTCACGCCCGCGCGCCAGGCCGAAGCCGACGAAAATCTGCGCGCGTTCCTTGGTGCCGTAGCGGTAGTTGAATTCCGTGACGGCGCGCGAGCCTAGAATTTCGCAGAACTTGAGAAAGCTGCCCGGCTGCTCGGGAATCTCGACCGCCAGCAGCGCTTCGCGTGCCTGGCCGAGATCCGATCGCTCGGCCACGTAACGCAGCTGATCGAAGTTCATGTTGGCGCCGCTGTTGATCGCGACGACGCGTTTGTCCTGCCACTGGTTCAACGCACAGTACTTCTTGATGCCGGCGACGGCGAGTGCACCGGCGGGCTCGACGATGCTGCGCGTGTCCTCGAACACGTCCTGGATGCCGGCGCAGATTTCGTCGGTGTCGACCAGCACGACTTCATCGACGTGTTCGCGGCACAGGCGGAAGGTTTCCTCCCCGACGCGCCGCACCGCGACGCCGTCGGCGAAGATGCCGACGCGATCGAGCATCACGCGTTTCTTGGCGCGCAACGATTCGTACATCGCGGCCGCATCGACCGGCTCCACGCCGACGATCCGGAGCTTGGGATTGAGATACTTCGCGTACACGGCGATGCCGGCGATCAGACCTCCACCGCCCACGGGCACGAAGATCGCGTCGATGTCGCCGCGCGACTGCCGCAGTATCTCCACCGCGATGGTGCCCTGGCCCGCGATGACGTCCGGGTCGTCAAACGGGTGCACGAACGCCAGGTTGCGTTCGCGCACGATGGTCTGCGCATGTTCGTACGCGCTGTCGTAGTCGTCGCCGTGCAACACGACCTCGCCGCCCAGATCCCGCACCGCGCTGACCTTGATGCTGGGCGTCGTCTGCGGCATCACGATCGTCGCGGGAATGCCGCGCTTCTTCGCGGCCAGCGCCACGCCCTGCGCATGATTACCCGCCGATGCACACACCACACCGCGTTTCGCCACCGACTCCGACAGGTGCGCGATCTTGTTGTACGCGCCGCGCAACTTGAACGAGAACACCGGCTGCAGATCCTCGCGCTTGAGCAACACGGTGTTGCCGATGCGGCGTGACAGCCGCGGCGCCGCTTCCAGTGGGGATTCCATCGCCACGTCGTAGACGCGGGCGCGGAGGATTCGCTCGATGTAGTTGTCGGTCATAAGGGACCGACATCTTAACAGCGTGTCAGCTGCGCACGGTGTAGCGGAACTGCGTCCTGCCTACCGTCACCCGGTCGCCGTCCTTGAGGACCTGCCGCGCGACGCGTTTGCCGTTGACGAACACGCCATTGGTGCTGTTCAGGTCTTCGATCGAGGTATGCACCGGCCCCGCCAGCAGCACCGCGTGGTAGCGGCTGATGTGCTTGGTATCGAGCACCAGTTCGTTGTCCGGGCCGCGGCCGATACGCGTGCGGCGGCCGAGCACGTGGACGAAATCGGTGTTGCCATTGGTGCGGATCAGCACGCGCGCCGGACCTTCGAGCGTGACCTCGTCGCCGGCCTGCGCGGCGGCTTCGACCGCGGCAACTGCCGCGACGCGTTTCTCGAGATCGCCTTCGAGCTGCTGGATGCGGCTGTCGCGCTGCAGGATGGAGCGCTGACTCTCGGCGATGACCGCGCGCCATTCATCGACGGTGACATTGGCCTCTTCGAGCTTGCCGGTCTTGTCGCGGACTTCGATTTCGAGATTGCGGATGCTTTCTTCCGCCACCTGCAGGTCTTCGTCCTTCTCGCCGGCGCGCGTCTGCGCGGCGCGCAGCTCGGCATTGAGCGTGCGGATCTGTTCGTTGAGCGCGACGATCTCCGCGCGCAGGTGCGGCACGTGCGGATCGGTGGCGGCGAGCGCGTCGGTGAGGCGCGCGCCCATCGAACTCTCGCGCTGCTGGCGCGCCTGCAGATCCGCCTCGAGCACGCCGATCTGCCGGTCGCGGCGCGCCACCGAAGCCCGCAGGTTGACGATGTCGGCTTCGAGACGCGAGCAGCGTTCCTGCGCGGAATTCAGCAGCGTGTTCTTCGCCGCGATCATCTTCGCCTGGGTGGCGCAGTCGGTCTCGAGCGCCGCGATGCGTTCGCCGCTCGCGAACAACTGGTCTTCGAGCCCGGGCTGATCGGCGCTTTGTACACCCAGGCGCGCGCGCGCGGTGTGCAGCGCTTCGAGGCTCTTGCCTAACTGCTCGCGCAGCTGCACGGTCTCCGCGTTGGCGCGGGCGATGGCGACGCCGCGCTCGGCATCGCCGATCCGCGCACGTTCGTTCAATTCCACGATGCGCCGTTCCGTGCTGGCGAGCGCATTGCGCAGTTCTTCGATGAGCGGCGGCGACGGCGGCAGCACGATCGGAGCGGCGGCCGAGGCGGTGCGCGGCGCGGGCGCGACCTGTGGCACGGGCACGGCGGTCGCCATCGTGATCTTGTTGGCCTTGCCCTTCCCGGCCTTGGCTTCCGCGACGGGCGGCAACGCCGGCATCTCGAGCGTTCCGCTGTGCTCGAGCGGATCGTGCATTGCCGCGGCTGCCGGTGCCGGCATCATCGCGGTCGATTCCGCTTCCTGCGGCGCGCTCACGGCGGGCGCTACCCAGTTGTCGGTGTGCGAAATGGTTTCGAGCGTCGACTCGTAGGCCGCAACGTCGAGCACCGGCAGTTCGGCCGTCGCCTCATTGTCGACGTCGGTCGTGGACGCGCTCGTATTCACCGGTGGCATCGCGGATGTTCCCCAGAGCCTGATTTTTCTGCGGGAATTCTAGCCCTGGGGTTCCGCGGGTTGGATGAGAACTTCTACGCGGACCTTCGAAATGCGAATGCGCTTCGCATTTCTGTCAAATCCGCGCGTTCCGGCCGTCGCCTGCGGTAGGAGGCCGCCGACGATCCGGACGGCGGGCCGGCAACCGCTCAGGGTTCTCCCGGGCGGCGAGGCGATTCGAACCCGGCTCTTTGCGGTATCGTGACGCCCCGATGGACACACAAACCGCGACGCCGCGCCTGCGCCGTGCCTATTTCGAGTGCCGCTACGGCCAATTGCACGTTCACAACGCCATCCCGGCGGGTGGCGGCTTCGACGAGCAAACCACCCTCATCTGCCTGCATGCCAGCAGCACCACCGGGCGTGCGTTCCTGCCGCTGTCGAAAATTCTCGGCCTGACGCGTTCGGTGTACAGCCCCGACACGCCCGGATGCGGCGAATCCGACGGCCCGCCCGGCGCGTTGTCGGTGGCGGGTTTTGCGGAAGCCATCGGGGATTTCCTCGATTCGATGCGTTTCCGGCAGATCGACTTGTTAGGCGCGCACTCGGGCGCGGCGGTGGCCGCGGAGCTCGCCATCTCGCGGCCGAAGGTGGTTCGCAAGGTGATCATGGTCGGCGCTCCGGCGCTCGACGAAAGCGAGCGCCGGAGTTATCGCGATCTGTCGGCGCCCGAGGGGACGCCGCCTGGCGCGTTGGCAGCGCGCGCCGCGCTCATCGACTGGAAAGCGGAAAGCCGCCTGCCACTCGTCAAACAACCTTTGCTGGTCCTGCGGCCGCGCGACAATTTCTGGGAAGCCGGCGGGCGCGTGGCGAAACTCAAGCCCGGCGCGAAAGTGGTCGATCTGCCCGAATACGACAAACGCATCCTCGAGACGCAGCCGCAGCTGGTCGCGAAACAGCTGTCAGTATTTCTCTAGAGGCGGCGGCGCCTCGGCCGAGTCGCGCTGGACGAAGCGGGCGGTGAGTTCGGACAGGCGCAGCTTCTGCAAGCCCGCGGCGTCGAAGTTCGCCGGATCCAGCCAGCGTAGATAGGCGTCCTTCAGGCCGCCGTTCCAGTCACCGTCGATGATCGCGAACCAGGTGGTATCGCGGTTGCGTCCCTTGTTGACGATGGCCTGGCGGAACATGCCTTCGTAGCTGAACCCGAGGCGCACGGCCGCGGCCCGCGACGGCAGGTTGCAGCTGTCGCATTTCCACTCGTAGCGCCGGTAGCCGAGCGCGAATACGTTCGCCGCAGCCAGGAACATGGCTTCGGTCGCGGCGCGGGTCTGCGCGAGCCGCGGCGAAAAGTAGATGTTGCCCACCTCGATCACGCCGTGTCTGGGATCGATGCGCAGGTAGCTGCAACTACCCACCGCGCGGCCGCTTTGCGCGTCGACGATGGCGTAGAACTGCGGATCGCGCGACGTCTGCGCGCCCTCCGCCCATTGCCGGTATGCGGCGAAATCCGCGAACGGCCCATGAAACGAGTACGTCCAGCGCGTGCCGTCACGATCCTCGGCCTGCGCCTCGTAGAGGTCGGCCGCGTGCCTCGCTGCATCGAGCGGCTCCAACCGGCAATAACGCCCGGTCAACGTCAGGTGCGGCGGAAACGGCGGCGATATCCAGCCGGGCAGATCGAGACCTACGGGCTGGCCGAATTCGTTGAGCCGGTAGTTCTTGTTGGGCGCGTCCGTCATGGCCGTGATTCTCGCACCACTGCTCGCCTGAACGAAGGCACACCGGGTCGAGGCGATCGGGAAAAGCTTGCCTCGACAAATCGTGCCTCGTCAGAATGGCGTTCATTCGCGCCACGGCAGAAACGGCGCCAAACCATCCGCGGGGAATTCATGCATCGCATCGCCGCTTCGCTGTTCGCGTTCACCTTTGCCGCCGCCGCCGCCGCCGCCGTTGCGCAGAATTCGTTGCCATCCAACCCGCGGCAACTGACGGCGGAGAAGATGTGGACTCTCAAGCGCCTCGCCGATCCGGCGATCACGCCCGACGGTACGCAGGCGGTCGTGCCGGTCACGACCTACGACGCAGCCGAGAACAAGGGACTGACCGATCTGTGGCTGTTGCCGGTGGCCGGCGGCGCCGCACGGCAGTTGACCAGCGACAAGGCCAGCGACACGCAGGCCACCGTGAGCCCGGACGGCAAGTGGATCGCCTTCGTCTCGCGCCGCGGCGACGACACCGAGAGCCAGATCTACCTGATCGCGGTGGACGGTGGCGAGGCGCGGCGCGTCACCAATCTACCTACCGGGGCGTCGGTGCCGCGGTGGTTTCCGGACAGCATGCGCATCGCGTTCGTGAGCGATGTGTGGCCGGATCTCGTGCGCTGGGAAGACCAGGGCGCGCGCAAGAAGGAACGCGAATCGTCGAAGATGACCGGGCGTGTCTGGACCCGGGCGCCGATCTCGTATTTCGATCACTACCTCGACGATACGGAACCGCATCTGTTTTCGATCGCCATCGACGGCACGGACCAGACGGCCGTCACCGCGATCACGCGTATGTCGGGTTATCACCTCTCGAAGCAGGATGTCGACACATTCTCGTACGACATCTCGCCCGATGGTCTCGAAGTGGCGTTCACGGCGAACGTCGACAAGACCGGCCTGCGCGCCAACTTCGACGTCATCCTGCTGCCCACCTGTGGCTGCAAGCCGGCGCGCGACATATCCGCGGACAACCAGGCCGACGACGACTCGCCGCGGTACAGCCCGGATGGCCGGCGGCTGGCCTACACACAACAGCGCATCCCCACTTTCTATGGCGATCGCGCGCGGCTCATGATGTTCGACCGCGCCGCCGGCACGACGGCCGGCCTCACCGAGAACTGGGATCGCTCGGTCAGCGGCCTCGTCTGGGAACGCGACTCGCGCTCCTTGTTAGGCACCATCGACGATTCAGGTGCGCGACGCGTGTATCGCTTCCGCCTCGATGGCGGCAAACCCGTGGCGATCACGAAGGAATCCTCATTCGGCGGACTCGCACTGTCGCGCAACGGCAAGGCGCTGGTGACGATCCGCCAGAGTTTCACCGAGCCGCCGACGCTCGTGTCGTTGAACGCCCGCAGCGGCGCGGCCATCAAACTGTCCACGTTCAACGACGCGGCGCTCGCCGCGCTCGACCAGGGGAAGGTCGAGAGCGTCACCTACAAGGGTGCGGAGGGCGCCGACATCCAGATGTGGGTGATCTATCCACCCGGCTTCGACGCGACGAAGAAGTACCCGCTCATGATGCTGCTGCACGGCGGCCCGCACAATTCCATGACCGACGGCCTGCAGTGGCGCTGGAACGCGGAGGTATTCGCGAGCTGGGGGTATGTCGTGACCTGGCACAACTTCCACGGCTCGAGCGGCTTCGGCAACGATTTCACCGACTCGATCAACCCCGACTGGATCAGCCTGCCGTACGAGGACACCATCAAGGCGGCCGAGTGGCTGATGGCCAAGCCGTACATCGACAGCGACCGCATGGTGGCGGCGGGCGGCAGCTACGGCGGCTTCCTCGCCACCACCTTGTTAGGCCGCAAGCATCCGTTCAAGGCGCTGGTCGCGCACGCCGCGGTCTACGACATGTTCGCGCAGCAGGGCTCGGACTACGGCGCCGAGACCGAGCGGTTCTTCAACTACTGGGACAAGCCCGAAGAGTTCGCGAAGTATTCGCCGCACACCTTCGCCGGCAATTTCAGCACGCCCACGCTCGTGATCCACAACCAGCTCGACCTGCGCGTGCCGCTCAACCACGGCATCCATCTGTTCAACACGCTGCAGAAACGCGGCGTGCCTTCGAAGCTGCTGTATTACCCGGATGAGAACCACTGGGTGCTGAAGCCGCAGAATTCGCTGTTCTGGTACCAGACCGTCCACGACTGGGTGGCCACGTACGCCGCGCCCGGTGCGAAGTAAGGAGCTGTCATGAAACGCCGCACATTGCTCACGCTGGCCGCGGCCGGCGCCGTCTCCGCCGCCGTGCCCGCCTGGGGACGCAAGATCAAGCCGATGAAGATCCTGATTCTCGGCGGCACCCGTTTCATCGGTCTGCACATGACGGCGCTGGCGCTCGAACGCGGCCACACGCTCACATTCTTCAATCGCGGCAAGACCCACACCGACAAGTTTCCGGACATCGAACGCATCAAGGGCGACCGCAACGGCGAGATAGACGGCCTCAAGAACCGCGAGTGGGATGTCGTCATCGACAACTCCGGCTACGTGCCGCGCCAGGTCCGCGCAGCAGCGGAATTGCTCGCGCCGCGAATCAAGCAGTATGTCTTCGTCTCTTCGATTTCGGTCTACCCGAACTTCAGCGTGCCGCATGACGAGAACTCACCGGTGGGCAAACTCGCCGACGAAACCATCGAGAAAGTGGACGGTGAAACTTACGGGCCGCTGAAGGCACTGTGCGAGAAGGAAGCGGAAAAGGCGCTGCCGGGCCGCACCACGGTCATCCGGCCCGGGCTCATCGTGGGGCCCGACGACAACACCGATCGATTCACTTACTGGCCGGCGCGCGCCGCGCGCGGCGGTGAATTCATCGCTCCGGGTGCCCCCACCGATGCGTTCCAGATCATCGACGTGCGCGATCTCGCCGCGTTCACGCTGAAGGCGGTCGAAGAACGCACGATGGGGACGTACAACCTCGTGTCGAACGTCAACGAGTTCAAGTTCGGCGAATTGACCGGCGCCTGCATTGCGGCCGCCAACAAACAAGCCAGGCCGCCGACGCCCCCGAAGGCGACCTGGCTGCCCGCCGCGTTCCTCGAGGAACAAAAGGTGGAACCCTGGAGCGAGATGCCCGTGTGGCTGCCGGCCACCGGCGACGAGGCCGCGTTCGCGGGCACCAGCAACCAGGCCGCACTCGCGAAGGGATTGAAGATCTCGCCGCTGAAGAAGACCGTCGACGACACGCTGGCGTGGCATCTCACCCGCCCGGCCGAAGAGCGCGAGAAACTGAAGGCTGGCATCGCCGCCGACAAGGAGGTGGCGGTGCTCGCGGCGTGGAAGG
This sequence is a window from Pseudomonadota bacterium. Protein-coding genes within it:
- a CDS encoding PGPGW domain-containing protein, which gives rise to MPPAAVIRSLLVFDDKHPLFGTYKIAKRIAIGIVGGSVLVVGILMIVLPGPAFVVIPVGLGILSLEFAWARIWLKKAKAKAEQMARNFQARNGQNKNGGDPPPAA
- a CDS encoding NAD-dependent epimerase/dehydratase family protein, which codes for MKRRTLLTLAAAGAVSAAVPAWGRKIKPMKILILGGTRFIGLHMTALALERGHTLTFFNRGKTHTDKFPDIERIKGDRNGEIDGLKNREWDVVIDNSGYVPRQVRAAAELLAPRIKQYVFVSSISVYPNFSVPHDENSPVGKLADETIEKVDGETYGPLKALCEKEAEKALPGRTTVIRPGLIVGPDDNTDRFTYWPARAARGGEFIAPGAPTDAFQIIDVRDLAAFTLKAVEERTMGTYNLVSNVNEFKFGELTGACIAAANKQARPPTPPKATWLPAAFLEEQKVEPWSEMPVWLPATGDEAAFAGTSNQAALAKGLKISPLKKTVDDTLAWHLTRPAEEREKLKAGIAADKEVAVLAAWKAKQAAG
- a CDS encoding DUF885 domain-containing protein, with amino-acid sequence MKRRVIACAAVLALCACAPLPPLPEPPPAPPPPPPSADPQFEALAARYLRESTALSPVNATRLGDHRFDDRLDDVSAAGWQNKLEFTALYLSALDSIETAKLSRANQVDALLLRHDLEFDRWQLQTLEEWRWNPLVYTRIAGDGLNNLIAREFAPLDERMRNLGKRLDELPRLLAQQREVLVPARVPKVFAETAARQNAGLVAMLDGEIGAQLTALPAEQQATLRASIAKARSALNQQQIWLEKRLTPDAKGDFRLGKDLYDQKLALALFSPLTRDQIRIRAQAELEASHVAMYEIARTVLKDPALNKKRAAPPLPDKPVDAQRQRAIRAALELAYAQHPQRDGVLDAARAALLDTTRFVREKNLVTLPDEPLEIIEMPEFQRGVALAYCDSPGPLEPAQKTFYAVSPIPAQWTRAQVDSFLREYNSRSIQNLTIHEAMPGHYLQLAHANKYPSTLRAVLSSGPFVEGWAVYAEHLMVEQGYMDGDPLMKLIQLKWYVRTVVNALLDQAVHVDGISREAAMQLLMESAFQEEREAAGKWTRAQLTSAQLPVYFVGAQEHFALRAEAEQRAGAAFNLKDYHDKVLSFGSPPVRFARELMFELPIE
- the ilvA gene encoding threonine ammonia-lyase, biosynthetic is translated as MTDNYIERILRARVYDVAMESPLEAAPRLSRRIGNTVLLKREDLQPVFSFKLRGAYNKIAHLSESVAKRGVVCASAGNHAQGVALAAKKRGIPATIVMPQTTPSIKVSAVRDLGGEVVLHGDDYDSAYEHAQTIVRERNLAFVHPFDDPDVIAGQGTIAVEILRQSRGDIDAIFVPVGGGGLIAGIAVYAKYLNPKLRIVGVEPVDAAAMYESLRAKKRVMLDRVGIFADGVAVRRVGEETFRLCREHVDEVVLVDTDEICAGIQDVFEDTRSIVEPAGALAVAGIKKYCALNQWQDKRVVAINSGANMNFDQLRYVAERSDLGQAREALLAVEIPEQPGSFLKFCEILGSRAVTEFNYRYGTKERAQIFVGFGLARGRDERDEVIVSLRAAGYGVTDMTDNEIAKLHVRYMVGGHVNGNVASERLFRFEFPERKGALLKFLRAIGTRWNITLFHYRNHGSDYGRVLAGIDVPSADTADFLDHLNVLHYSYSDETNNPVYRIFLGS
- a CDS encoding MFS transporter; translated protein: MSTNSRSPALQALSQPDFARYAFARLSGTLAWQMINVVVGFQVWKLTRDQLDLGFIGLAQFLPFLALVLPGGQIADRFDRRIIIACAYTAELTGAAILLWFTLSGSTRVGIVFGAVMLLGVARAFWAPAGQAMTPNLVPKNMLPGAVSVNAVLFQSGVIVGPSIGGLLAIFGYHVVYGIACALLTLTVLLVVNVRPVRPQPSQGPATQWRWHNVLDGFRFVVSKKPLLGAISLDLFAVLFGGATALLPVFATDILHVDSAGLGLLRAAPGVGAAIVALVLGLRAIERHAGRWMFGGVAVFGVATIILGLSTNFWLSLFVLALLGAGDMVSVFVRQLLVQLETPDAIRGRVSAVNSMFIGASNELGEFESGVTGKYLGTVRAVVLGGCATLIVVGSYMKIFPELRKLDRFPEPTH
- a CDS encoding S9 family peptidase; the protein is MHRIAASLFAFTFAAAAAAAVAQNSLPSNPRQLTAEKMWTLKRLADPAITPDGTQAVVPVTTYDAAENKGLTDLWLLPVAGGAARQLTSDKASDTQATVSPDGKWIAFVSRRGDDTESQIYLIAVDGGEARRVTNLPTGASVPRWFPDSMRIAFVSDVWPDLVRWEDQGARKKERESSKMTGRVWTRAPISYFDHYLDDTEPHLFSIAIDGTDQTAVTAITRMSGYHLSKQDVDTFSYDISPDGLEVAFTANVDKTGLRANFDVILLPTCGCKPARDISADNQADDDSPRYSPDGRRLAYTQQRIPTFYGDRARLMMFDRAAGTTAGLTENWDRSVSGLVWERDSRSLLGTIDDSGARRVYRFRLDGGKPVAITKESSFGGLALSRNGKALVTIRQSFTEPPTLVSLNARSGAAIKLSTFNDAALAALDQGKVESVTYKGAEGADIQMWVIYPPGFDATKKYPLMMLLHGGPHNSMTDGLQWRWNAEVFASWGYVVTWHNFHGSSGFGNDFTDSINPDWISLPYEDTIKAAEWLMAKPYIDSDRMVAAGGSYGGFLATTLLGRKHPFKALVAHAAVYDMFAQQGSDYGAETERFFNYWDKPEEFAKYSPHTFAGNFSTPTLVIHNQLDLRVPLNHGIHLFNTLQKRGVPSKLLYYPDENHWVLKPQNSLFWYQTVHDWVATYAAPGAK
- a CDS encoding alpha/beta fold hydrolase; this encodes MDTQTATPRLRRAYFECRYGQLHVHNAIPAGGGFDEQTTLICLHASSTTGRAFLPLSKILGLTRSVYSPDTPGCGESDGPPGALSVAGFAEAIGDFLDSMRFRQIDLLGAHSGAAVAAELAISRPKVVRKVIMVGAPALDESERRSYRDLSAPEGTPPGALAARAALIDWKAESRLPLVKQPLLVLRPRDNFWEAGGRVAKLKPGAKVVDLPEYDKRILETQPQLVAKQLSVFL
- a CDS encoding GNAT family protein; its protein translation is MTDAPNKNYRLNEFGQPVGLDLPGWISPPFPPHLTLTGRYCRLEPLDAARHAADLYEAQAEDRDGTRWTYSFHGPFADFAAYRQWAEGAQTSRDPQFYAIVDAQSGRAVGSCSYLRIDPRHGVIEVGNIYFSPRLAQTRAATEAMFLAAANVFALGYRRYEWKCDSCNLPSRAAAVRLGFSYEGMFRQAIVNKGRNRDTTWFAIIDGDWNGGLKDAYLRWLDPANFDAAGLQKLRLSELTARFVQRDSAEAPPPLEKY
- a CDS encoding FHA domain-containing protein, translating into MPPVNTSASTTDVDNEATAELPVLDVAAYESTLETISHTDNWVAPAVSAPQEAESTAMMPAPAAAAMHDPLEHSGTLEMPALPPVAEAKAGKGKANKITMATAVPVPQVAPAPRTASAAAPIVLPPSPPLIEELRNALASTERRIVELNERARIGDAERGVAIARANAETVQLREQLGKSLEALHTARARLGVQSADQPGLEDQLFASGERIAALETDCATQAKMIAAKNTLLNSAQERCSRLEADIVNLRASVARRDRQIGVLEADLQARQQRESSMGARLTDALAATDPHVPHLRAEIVALNEQIRTLNAELRAAQTRAGEKDEDLQVAEESIRNLEIEVRDKTGKLEEANVTVDEWRAVIAESQRSILQRDSRIQQLEGDLEKRVAAVAAVEAAAQAGDEVTLEGPARVLIRTNGNTDFVHVLGRRTRIGRGPDNELVLDTKHISRYHAVLLAGPVHTSIEDLNSTNGVFVNGKRVARQVLKDGDRVTVGRTQFRYTVRS